One window of the Salminus brasiliensis chromosome 1, fSalBra1.hap2, whole genome shotgun sequence genome contains the following:
- the elovl2 gene encoding very long chain fatty acid elongase 2 — MELVNHYHAFDTWINSAVDKLFGERDPRVRGWLMLDSCTPTLILTFIYLLIVYLGPKYMKNRPAYSLKNVLLLYNFSVTMLSLYMLVELISATWSAGYRLKCQALFDAGEGDVRVAKVLWWYYFSKLIEFLDTIFFVLRKKNNQITFLHVYHHASMFNIWWCVLNWIPCGQSFFGPMLNSFIHVLMYSYYGLSTVPSMQKYLWWKRYLTQAQLVQFILTITHTLSAAVFPCGFPFGCLMFQSSYMVTLVILFVNFYMKTYRKKPVRDGKDAEMARNHTNGISSALNGAKHKLQ, encoded by the exons ATGGAGCTCGTG AACCATTACCACGCCTTTGACACGTGGATAAACTCCGCAGTGGATAAGCTATTCGGAGAGAGAG ATCCAAGAGTGCGAGGATGGCTAATGCTGGATTCCTGCACACCTACCTTGATCCTCACCTTCATCTACCTCCTGATAGTCTACCTGGGACCAAAGTACATGAAGAACCGACCAGCCTACTCACTGAAGAATGTTCTGCTACTGTACAACTTCTCAGTCACCATGCTGTCACTTTACATGCTGGTGGAG CTAATTTCAGCAACCTGGTCAGCGGGGTACCGCCTGAAATGTCAAGCCCTTTTTGACGCAGGGGAGGGTGACGTCAGG GTGGCAAAAGTGTTGTGGTGGTACTACTTCTCCAAGCTGATTGAGTTTCTGGACACCATCTTCTTTGTTTTGAGGAAAAAGAACAATCAGATCACCTTCCTGCACGTGTATCACCATGCCTCCATGTTTAATATCTGGTGGTGCGTCCTCAATTGGATCCCTTGTGGACAGA gttTCTTTGGGCCCATGCTGAACAGTTTCATCCATGTGCTGATGTACTCGTACTATGGCCTGTCCACCGTTCCCTCTATGCAGAAGTACTTGTGGTGGAAACGCTACCTCACACAAGCCCAGTTG GTCCAGTTTATATtaactataacacacacactcagtgcagcagtgttccccTGTGGATTCCCTTTTGGCTGCCTGATGTTTCAGTCCAGTTACATGGTTACACTCGTCATCTTGTTTGTTAATTTTTATATGAAG ACATACAGAAAAAAGCCAGTTAGAGATGGCAAAGATGCAGAGATGGCGAGGAATCACACGAACGGCATCTCCTCCGCCCTCAATGGAGCCAAACATAAGCTACAGTAA
- the sycp2l gene encoding synaptonemal complex protein 2-like, whose protein sequence is MQLASRLEEAFTGNNVLSAVTVIVEEKSSASLVDRLDEVASRELHKNEFKNVTLILRAIEQVISKDGDCINRLVRQGVVIKMLNWFERVSEHLKMQQKPFKAPVQLMEVFYEVSMSLCQSNIEGNSKILELLLLRFGAVVIDQEVKFGLRLEAIKTINSMLDSASKESRKKICQSDDHNFLLEEFAKVIVDVGDYEMQVAISEALCRMTPKKLREELAGKWFNYRSFASTFTTIRVKEFETDCRLFLNKLNSYFGDSRRVFSFPCSRAFLEFTELFKPQDELLKEFWVDFNVGTSCISFFVHDPEGTLWELIHLPKEALSTYSLRECDDRKLLSVHMSVPVSHGNLTGKMVQIAFESKHDIQTAVEKVFGGGDDLRLPEAEKVSFLLQSGPGKLPSPKGRPIRGEDIFGLRIDSDTEVVRAKAALFSQSLSSNGSVSSVKSLPSTVSEMKSVQKRKLRPFHPESDSQASSTEKRSSKRTPPSDYTRKKQRLKSKLKVLPLSSPSSNEEEYFKESTPKRRPLERERFESVVRPLSKQVKVRSLDISRTSKEVTADSGFQDKTVLEDTVFVDDPDVSVEEPKVSKEPPSHPRAPTSSELQVGAKETEAEKGEEIVFPTFKPRRLFPFTSLETATERVEAMAHTLLEEEESETELGSGVITAFNTFKTQLREHFSSRYKKIEAKSLRSLTDCQKNVTSLLRTVHNQRLVHLEHFHDTVVQQLGQLEQNCLSLKSIEQETVRFWQSESDTVKSFCDKQQKRLDTLELLKEGVQEPQSQAKSTEAMASGAHTSSSTTAPVKAETKEK, encoded by the exons ATGCAGCTCGCAAGCAGATTAGAGGAGGCGTTCACCGGCAACAATGTCCTCTCGGCCGTTACGGTTATTGTTGAGGAGAAATCTTCCGCATCTCTGGTCGACCGGCTGGACGAAGTTGCAAGCAGG GAGCTACataaaaatgaatttaaaaatgttacacTCATATTACGGGCAATTGAACAAGTAATCTCCAAAGATGGAGACTGCATTAACAGACTCGTCCGTCAAGGTGTCGTGATAAAG atgCTGAATTGGTTTGAAAGGGTCTCGGAACATCTGAAGATGCAGCAGAAACCCTTCAAGGCCCCAGTACAGCTAATGGAAGTATTCTACGAAGTGTCCATG aGCCTTTGCCAGAGTAATATTGAAG GTAACAGTAAGATTTTGGAGCTCCTCCTGCTGAGGTTTGGAGCTGTAGTGATTGACCAAGAAGTGAAATTCGGTCTGCGTCTAGAG GCGATTAAGACCATTAACTCAATGCTGGACAGTGCTTCTAAAGAGTCCCGGAAAAAAATCTGTCAGTCCGATGATCACAACTTTCTACT AGAGGAGTTTGCTAAGGTGATAGTAGATGTTGGTG ATTATGAGATGCAAGTGGCCATTTCTGAAGCACTCTGTAGAATGACTCCAAAGAAACTGAGAGAGGAACTCGCTGGCAAGTGGTTTAACTACAGAAGCTTTGCATCAACCTTCACAACAATAAGAGTCAAAGAGTTTGAAACG GACTGTAGATTGTTTCTAAACAAACTCAACAGCTATTTTGGAGACTCAAGAAG AGTGTTTTCATTTCCATGCAGTAGGGCATTTCTGGAGTTCACTGAG TTGTTCAAACCTCAGGATGAGCTCCTGAAGGAGTTCTGGGTGGACTTTAATGTGGGGACATCCTGTATCAGCTTCTTTGTGCATGACCCTGAA GGAACCCTGTGGGAACTGATCCATCTGCCTAAAGAAGCCCTCAGCACGTACAGCCTTCGAG AATGTGATGATCGGAAGCTTTTGAGTGTTCACATGTCGGTTCCTGTCTCTCATGGAAACCTGACTGGAAAAATGGTCCAGATCGCCTTTGAATCAAAGCATGACATCCAGACTGCCGTAGAAAAGGTGTTTGGCGGAGGAGATGATTTGCGGTTGCCAGAAGCCGAAAAG GTTTCCTTTTTGCTTCAGAGTGGGCCAGGGAAACTGCCATCACCCAA GGGCAGACCAATCAGAGGGGAAGACATTTTTGGTCTAAGAATTGATTCTGACACAGAG GTGGTCCGGGCCAAAGCCGCTTTGTTCAGTCAGTCTCTCTCCTCTAATGG GTCTGTTAGCTCCGTTAAGTCCCTTCCTTCTACTGTGAGTGAAATGAAATCTGTACAAAAG AGGAAACTGAGGCCGTTCCACCCTGAGAGTGACAGCCAAGCATCATCCACTGAGAAACGCTCCTCCAAACGGACACCGCCATCTGACTACACTAGAAAGAAGCAGCGACTGAAGAGCAAACTCAAAG TTCTGCCACTTTCTTCACCCAGCAGCAATGAAGAGGAGTACTTCAAG GAATCGACCCCCAAACGCAGACCTTTGGAAAGGGAGCGATTTGAAAGTGTCGTAAGGCCTCTAAGCAAGCAAGTCAAAGTGCGCAGTCTGGACATCTCTCGCACATCCAAAGAGGTCACTGCAGATTCAG GCTTTCAAGATAAAACTGTTTTAGAAGACACCGTTTTTGTGGATGACCCTGATGTGTCTGTAGAG GAGCCTAAAGTAAGTAAGGAGCCACCTTCACATCCAAGAGCACCAACttcttcag AGTTGCAGGTGGGTGCTAAGGAAACTGAGGCAGAGAAAGGGGAGGAGATTGTGTTCCCTACGTTCAAACCCAGACGACTGTTCCCTTTTACTTCATTGGAGACTGCTACTG aaCGTGTGGAAGCAATGGCCCACACCTtgttggaggaggaagaatCTGAGACCGAGTTGGGTTCTGGAGTCATCACTGCCTTTAACACCTTTAAGACTCAGCTGAGAGAACACTTCTCT TCTAGGTATAAGAAGATTGAAGCAAAGTCGCTGAGATCTTTAACTGACTGCCAGAAAAATGTGACCTCTTTGCTAAGAACAGTCCACAATCAAAG GCTCGTCCATTTGGAACACTTCCATGACACTGTGGTGCAGCAGCTGGGACAGCTGGAGCAGAACTGTCTTTCCCTCAAAAGCATTGAGCAGGAAACTGTG AGGTTCTGGCAGTCTGAGTCGGATACAGTGAAATCTTTCTGTGACAAACAACAGAAAAG GTTGGATACTCTAGAGCTACTGAAAGAGGGTGTTCAAGAGCCGCAGAGCCAAGCAAAGAGTACTGAAGCCATG GCCTCAGGTGCTCATACATCTTCCTCCACCACAGCGCCAGTCAAGGCAGAGACTAAAGAGAAGTAA
- the gcm2 gene encoding chorion-specific transcription factor GCMb, with the protein MSKPADQFDSSDCVCSFGMKLTWDINDPKLPQDPKQFDPFQEWTDGYVRYIYSAEDKNAQRHLSGWAMRNTNNHNCQILKKSCLGVVVCARSCTLADGTKLQLRPAICDKARQKQQKKLCPNCSSALELVPCRGHSGYPVTNFWRVDGKAIFFQAKGVHDHPRPESKSETEARRSAVKRRMSSPHFPQKRRLIEPEPGRYHDMPFPNIHQLTMEAPDRFSIIAESNFPIQTQHYPPFQNPENPYKFSYDTHGAATMTDTPSPLQKPANHRLYMPRPPCGYDFAVPSYLGSSPYPSALYKDPASPQSEAELNKSASALSATPQLPNHERPYPDVANKHHSWKQILGKGPYGERAEYPQLPANTNHYYNSEYPCRYTGPAPTTPTALQTIITTTTKVSYQPCPKPSVVKYGENIYDVKGLSNCNSLLEESSPTSYSDLKIPEDSGVIKTALSYQDTIPAKIERAENFEGYRYSSYSSNSYPERVTHPYRYEGGEY; encoded by the exons ATGTCCAAACCTGCAGATCAGTTTGACAGCTCGGACTGTGTGTGCTCGTTCGGAATGAAGCTCACGTGGGACATCAACGACCCCAAACTGCCCCAG GACCCGAAGCAGTTCGACCCCTTCCAGGAGTGGACGGACGGCTATGTGCGCTACATCTACAGCGCAGAGGACAAAAACGCGCAGCGGCACTTGAGCGGCTGGGCCATGCGCAATACCAACAACCACAACTGCCAGATCCTGAAGAAATCATGTCTGGGCGTGGTGGTGTGCGCGCGGAGCTGCACGCTGGCCGACGGCACCAAACTGCAGCTGCGGCCCGCCATCTGCGATAAAGCCCGCCAGAAGCAGCAGA AGAAGCTTTGTCCGAACTGCAGCTCGGCTCTTGAGCTCGTACCGTGCCGAGGACACAGCGGCTATCCAGTCACCAACTTCTGGAGAGTGGACGGCAAGGCCATCTTTTTCCAG GCTAAAGGAGTGCATGACCACCCCAGACCTGAGAGCAAGTCAGAGACGGAGGCGAGGAGGAGTGCAGTGAAGAGGAGGATGTCCTCCCCTCACTTCCCTCAGAAAAGAAGACTCATAGAGCCAGAG CCTGGGCGCTACCATGACATGCCGTTCCCCAACATTCATCAGTTGACTATGGAGGCACCGGACCGCTTCAGCATCATCGCTGAGTCTAACTTTCCTATCCAGACGCAGCACTACCCGCCTTTCCAGAACCCTGAAAACCCCTACAAGTTCTCCTATGACACCCATGGTGCTGCCACCATGACTGACACTCCAAGCCCTTTACAAAAGCCTGCGAACCACCGCTTGTACATGCCTCGGCCACCATGCGGATATGACTTTGCTGTGCCGAGCTACCTGGGCTCTAGCCCTTACCCCTCCGCACTGTATAAGGACCCTGCCAGCCCTCAGAGCGAGGCTGAACTCAACAAAAGTGCCTCCGCCCTGAGTGCGACACCTCAGCTCCCGAACCACGAAAGGCCCTATCCGGACGTTGCTAACAAGCATCATAGTTGGAAGCAAATCCTGGGCAAAGGGCCATACGGAGAAAGAGCGGAATACCCTCAGCTTCCGGCCAACACCAACCACTACTACAACAGTGAGTACCCATGCAGGTACACAGGACCCGCCCCTACCACCCCGACGGCCCTCCAGACCAtcattaccaccaccaccaaagtGTCCTACCAGCCCTGCCCCAAGCCCTCTGTGGTGAAATATGGGGAGAACATCTACGACGTGAAGGGCCTGTCTAACTGTAACTCTCTTCTCGAGGAGTCCTCACCCACATCCTACTCCGACCTCAAGATTCCGGAGGACTCTGGAGTGATTAAAACGGCCTTGTCCTATCAGGACACAATCCCTGCCAAAATCGAAAGGGCGGAGAACTTTGAGGGTTATcgctacagcagctacagttccAACAGCTATCCCGAAAGGGTGACGCATCCCTACAGGTACGAGGGTGGAGAGTACTGA